The DNA region TCGCGCTCTACTCGGTGGCCGCGGGGCTGTCCGAGGGCGGAGCGGACTGGCTCTGGTTCCTGCTGGCGGCCGGTGGCTATCTGCTGCTCCTGCTGGCCGAGGGCCGGGACCGGCTCTCCCAGTGGGGGCGGGTCTTCAGCGGCGCGGCCGCCAGGTCCATGGGCGGTCCGGCGGTCGGTGCGTCGATTTCGAGCGGCCGGCCCACGGCCCCGGTCCGTACCGGGCGCCGCATCGGTGCGCTGGCGCTGGGTGTCTCGCTGGTCGTCCCGGCGGCGCTGCCGGCGCTCGAAGGCGGAATGCTGTTCGGTGCGGGCGGCAGCGGGAGCGGCAAGGGGGGCGGCGGCACCATCTCCGCGGTGAACCCCCTGGTCTCGCTGCAGGACAACCTGAACCAGCCGGAGAACCGGCAGGTGATGTCCTACCGCACCAATTCCGGCGCCCCGCAGGACTTCTATCTGCGGATTCTGTCCCTGGACCAGTTCAACGGCAGCGAGTGGCGACCCTCCACACGCCGTCTGAGAGATGTGCCCGATCGGCTCCCTGCTCCGGAAGGCCTCGGCCCGGACGTGGAGGTCACGGAGGTCAGGTCGAACATCTCCGCGTCCGGCTCCTACCGGCAGACCTATCTGCCGCTCCCCTACCCGGCGACCGAGGTCAGGATCGACGGGCGCTGGCGGTACGAACCGGATGGGCGGACGCTCGTGGGTGACCGCGGGGAGACGACCCGCGGTGCGCAGTACCAGGTCTCCAGTCTGATGGTCCAGCCGACCGCCGAGCAGCTCGCCACGGCGGGCCCCGCGCCGGCCGCGCTGCGGCGCGAGTACACCCGCGTTCCCGGCTCCCTGCCGAAGGTGGTCGAAGAGACCGCGAACAGGGTGACCAAGGGCGCCGCCAACGATTACGAGCGGGCGGTGAAGCTGCAGAACTACTTCGCCTCGGACGGCGGCTTCAGCTACGACACCTCGGTGAACTCGGGCACCGGAAGCGCGGCGATCAGCCGGTTCCTGAAGGACAAGCAGGGCTTCTGCGTCCACTTCTCCTTCACGATGGCCGCGATGGCACGGACGCTGGGTATTCCGGCCCGGGTCGCGGTGGGCTTCACCCCCGGGACCGAGCAGTCGGACGGTTCGGTCTCGGTGGGGCTGCGCGATGCGCATGCCTGGCCCGAGCTGTTCTTCGAGGGCGTCGGGTGGACCCGCTTCGAGCCGACTCCGACGCGGGGCAGCACGCCGCCGTACACCCAGCAGGATGTCCCCGCGGGCGACACGGAGGCCCCGGCCCAGCCCGAGAAGGGCTCCTCGGCGGCTCCCTCGATCGCACCGTCCGTCCCGGACAGCTGCCCGGCGCAGATGCGCAAGCAGGGCGAGTGCGGCAGCTCGGCGGCACCGGCCGTGACACCTCCGACGGATTCCGGGACACCGACGAGCACCGTCGTCGGGGCGGTCCTGCTCGCTGCGGTGATCCTCGCGCTGCCCCTGCTGCCGCTGCTCTGGCGGCTCCGGGCACGCAGGCGCAGGCTGAGTCTCTCCGCCGGGCGTACGCCGGTCCGGGGGCAGGCCGCAGCACCGCCGGCGGGGCAGGGCACCACCGGAACCGACCGGGACCACGGCATCGAACCGGACCGGCCGGTGTACGCGACGGCCGGAACGCTCGCGGCCTGGCAGGAGATCACCGACACCGCCTGGGACCACGGCATCGAACCGGACGACTCCCGTACCCCGCGCAAGGCGGCGGCCCGGGTGGTGCGGCTGGGGCAGCTGGAACCCGATGCGGCCGCCGCGGTGCACCGGGTGGCCGGGGCGGTGGAGCAGGTCCTCTACGCCCCGGAGCCCCGGGTGAGCACCGGTCTCGCCGAGGACGTGGAGACGGTACGAGCCGGTCTGCGGGCGTCGGCCGGCCGGCTCGCCCGGATCCGGGCAGTCGTGGCACCGCGCTCGGCCGTTCGGGTGGTCTGGGCGGCCTCGGACCGCTGGACGGCGTTCACCGGCAGGTGGACGGCGCTGTGGGACCGGGACCGGTGGGCGGGATGGCTGCGGCGGCCGTCGCGCCAGCAGGGGTGACCGGGGGCTGGTCGGGGTGACCGGGGACCGTCCGGGATGACCAAGCACCGTCCGGGGTGCCCCGGGGCGGCCGGGGCGGCCGGGGCCGTGGTCTGCGGCCCGCCACCGGTCCCGGTCGCCTGGGCTGCTGCTGTCGCTGCGGCAGCGGCAGCGGCAGGGCTCGCACCGGTGAGCCGGACGGCTCCGGGGGCGTCTGCCCGCGTGAAGGCCCGCCCGCAGAGAAGTCAGGCCGACGGCCGCCCGCGGCGGCCGGTCCCGGTCATACATGAGGGGCGGCCGCGAAGACGCGGCCGCCCCTCACCCAAGTGTGTCCGAGGGCCTACTGACCCTGCTCGTCGCGGCGGCGCTGCCACCGTTGCTCGATGCGGTTCATCACGCTCCGGCGTTGCCTGGGCCGGCCGCGCTCGCCACCGCCTCCGGCTGCCGGACGCTCGCCCGGCTTGGGCGCCTTGCGCCAACCAGTGACCGCAAGGACCGCGCAGCCCAGCATGACGAGGAATCCCACCACACTGATCCAGATCTGCTGGGCGACCATTCCGGCCATGAGGAGCGCGATACCCACCAGGAAGCCTGCGACCGCCTGGTAGACCCGTCGCCGGGTGTACGTACGCAGCCCGCTTCCCTCGAGCGCTGTCGCGAACTTGGGATCTTCGGCGTACAGCGCTCGCTCCATTTGCTCGAGCATTCGCTGCTCGTGCTCCGAGAGCGGCACGGAGTCCTCCTCGTCGTCGGCCGCGGGGGGCGGCCGGTATGCGGCCCTTCCAGGATAGGCAGGGAATCGCCCCCGTGAAACCCGCCTTCTTGCCCATCAGCCAGTCCGGGCCGCCACAACGGCTCAGCTGCTGAGGCGTTGATTCCCCAACCTCCGATCCGTCATGCCGGATGGTGTCCCCCGATCATACGGGGCGAAGCCCCCGATCGGGGGGCCTGGTGCGTACTCCGTCTGCCGCTGCGTCGCTGATCAGCCGCGCTGCGGCCGAGCCACCACCGGACCGGACCGCGCTCAGGCGCGCTTCGTGCCCAGAACGTGCAGCTGCGTCGCGACCGAGTGGAAGGCGGGCAGTTCGGCCGCGGCCGACTCCAGCTTGAGCAGGGCCTCCATGGCACCGGGCTCCGTGTCCACCAGGACACCCGGCACGAGATCCGAGAAGACCCGTACGCCATGGACCGCGCCGACCTCGATGTCGGCGCCCGAGACCAGTTCGGTGAGCTGCTCCGCGGTGTAGCGCCGGGGCACCGGGTCCCCTTCGCCCCAGCGACCCGCCGGGTCGCTGAGCGCCTGCCGGGCCTCGGTGAAGTGACCGGCGAGCGCGCGGGCCAGGACGGCACCGCCGAGCCCGGCGGCGAGCAGGCTGAGCGCACCGGACGGCCGGAGCGCCTCCACGGCATTGCGTACGCCTTCGGCAGGGTCGTCCACGTACTCCAGGACGCCGTGGCACAGCACCGCGTCGTACCCCCCGCGCTCGACCACCTCGAACAGGCCGTGGATATCGCCCTGGACACCGCGGACCCGGTCGGCGACCCCGGCCTCGGCCGCGCGGCGCTCCAGCGCGAAGAGCGCGTTGGGGCTGGGGTCGACGACGGTGACGCGGTGGCCGAGACGGGCGACCGGCACCGCGAAGTTGCCGGTGCCGCCGCCGGTGTCCAGGACATCCAGGGCGTCCCTGCCGGTCGCCTTCACCCGGCGGTCGAGGGCGTCCTTGAGGACCTCCCAGACCACGGCGGTACGGAGGGAGGCGCGGGGGCGCAGCTGGTCCGACACGGCAGATGACTCCTCGGCACGGTGCCGCCTCTGACGGCGGAGCGTGAACAGTGCAGGTGGTACAAGCGATGCCCACCCTATTGCCTCGCGCCGCCGCTGCAGTCATCCCGCGTCCGGCCGCTCCCTCCTGGCCTGCGGAAGCACCGGCTGGAGCACCAGCAGCCGCTCGACCAGACGCAGGAACATCGCCGCGTCACGCAGCAGGTCGTCGGCGTCCCGCCGACTGGCCGCATCCGGTATCCCGGCTTCGGCGCGGGCCCTGCGGCGGGCACCGGAGGCGAACAGCGCACTCCATTCGGTCAGCTCGGGCGCTATTTCGGGCAGGACCTCCCAGGCGCTGCGGATGCGCTCCCGGCGCCGCTTGGACGTCTCCGGGCGGCCCCGCGCGGCGAGCACTGCGGCCGCGGTGCGCAGCGCGGCGAGGTGGGCGGTGGCATACCGCTCGTTCGGCACATCGAGAACGGCGGCCTCGTCAAGGCCGGCGCGGGCCTGGGCGAGCAGATCGAGGGCGGCGGGCGGCGCCGTGGTGCGGCGCAGAACGGGGTGGACATCGCTTGCCGGGCCGGTCAGTGAGGGGGCAGGGCCGTCTGTGCGGCGCCGGGGTGCGGCTGCTGCGGACGAGTGGGCCATGACGAAACCTCCTGTCTCGTGTAACGGCTCCGTGGCCGTATGTATCCATCGTGAGGGGCGCCACTGACAATCGACCTCAGACCCTCCCTGACCTGCACTTTTGCTTCGCTCGCAAGTTCGGGCTACCTTTTTGCACTGACCGGTCAGTTCAAAACGAGGGGGGAGGGCCTGTGGACAGCCCGCACGGGGCATCCGTCACCGCCGAGGATTTCGGCCTCAAGGGGCCGCGCGGCTGGGCCTTTCGAGGCATGGGGATCGATGCCGGGCCCGGCTCGCTGGTGGCGATCGAGGGCCCCTCCGGCTCGGGCCGCACCTGCCTGCTGCTCGCTCTCACCGGCCGGATGCGCCCCACCGAGGGCCACGCGAAGGTCGGCGGGCTGCGACTGCCGCGCAAGATGGCCGCCGTACGCCGCATCGCCGCACTGGGCCCGGTTCCCGGGGTCAACGAGCTCGACCCGGCCTTCACCGTCGCCGAGCACCTGCGCGAGCGGGCCCTGCTGCAGCGCCGCTTCGACAGTTCGCTGCGCGCCCTGCTGCGCCCGCGTGCCGAGCGGATCGCCACCGCCCAGGGACGGATCGACGCGGCGCTGGACGCCGCCGGACTCGACCCGGCCACCCTGCCCAAGGCCGAGCGGACCTCCGTACGGGATCTGGAGCGGCTGGAGGCGCTGCGGCTCTCCATCGCCCTCGCGCTGATCGGCAACCCCCGGCTGCTCGCGGTGGACGACACCGATCTCAAGCTCTCCGACGCCGAACGCGCCGAGGCCTGGGATCTGCTGCGGTCCGTCGCGGACAACGGCACGACCGTGCTCGCCGTCTGCAGCCAGGCGCCCGAGGACGCGATCACGCTCCGCACCGACAGCACCGACGGAGCCGGCGTGAGCAGCGCGGACGGCACGACCGGGGAGACCACGACCGAGGAAGGAACGGCCGATGCGTTCGCCGAGACTGGCCGCGCTTGAGCTCAAGCGGTTCGGCAGGGGAAAGCTGCCGCGCGCCGCACTGGTCGCGCTGCTGCTCCTGCCGCTGCTCTACGGCGCCCTGTACCTGTGGTCCTTCTGGGATCCGTACGGCCGCCTCGACAAGATCCCCGTCGCGCTGGTCAACAACGACAAGGGCGCCACCGCGGCCGGCGAGCGCGTCGCGGCCGGTGACGAGATCACCGGCAAGCTCCTCGACTCCAAGGTCTTCGACTGGCACGAGGTGAGTTCCGCCGAGGCCGACAAGGGCGTCGAGGACGGCACGTACTACCTCTCGCTCACCATGCCGTCGGACTTCAGCAAGCGGATCGCGTCCAGTTCGGGTGACTCCCCCGAGACCGGCGCCCTCCAGGTGCGGACCAACGACGCCAACAACTACATCGTCGGGCAGATCTCCCGGACGGTGTTCTCCGAGGTGCGCACCGCCGCGTCGACCAACGCCTCGCGCGGCTTCTACGACCGGATCTTCATCAACTTCTCCGACCTCCACGACGCGACGGCGAAGGCCGCCAAGGGTGCCGACGATCTCAAGGGCGGTATCGGCAAGGCCAAGAAGGGATCGCAGGATCTCGCGGACGGCCTGAAGGACGCCAAGGCCGGCAGCGGCAGGCTGGCCGGCGGGATCGTCAAGCTGAACAAGGGTGCGGGCGACCTCGAAACCGGCTCCCGGCAGGTGGCCGAGGGCACTCAGCAGCTCGCCGACAAGGTGAACGGGGTGGCGGCCGACGTCCGCCCGTTCCTGAAGGACAACGGCAAGTCGATCGGCGACACCGCCCGGCTGGTCTCCGATTCCTCGAAGACCGTGCGGGACAACCTCGACCTGCTGGTGAAGGCGGCGCCCACCGCGGCCACCGCCGCCCACACCGCCTCCGACAACCTGGCCGAGATCTACCGCACCAGTTGCACGGACGAGCCGGTCCCCGACTCCACCGTCTGCCCGCCGCTGAAGCGCGCCAAGACCGCGGCGGCCGACGTCGCCGATGTCGCCGACGACGTGAACGTGCTGGTCACGAACCAGAACGGGGACCTGAAGAAGCTGCGCACCCAGCTCGCCACGCTCCAGCGCCAGGCCGACGACCTGGCCGAGCGCGCGCCGCATCTGGACGAGGACCTGAAGTCCGCCGTCAAGAAGGTCAACGCGCTCAACACCGGCGCCCACAAGGTCGCGAAGGGCGCCGACGACCTGCACACCGGCCTGGCCACGGCCAGGACCGGCTCCGCCGACCTGGACTCCGGCGTGAGCGACCTCAAGAAGGGCGCGACGAACCTGGACGGCGGGCTGATCCGGCTCGGCGACGGCTCGACCACCCTCGCCGAGGGGCTCAACGACGGCGTCGGCGAGATCCCCGACTACGACAAGAAGGACCGCGACGCCCGTACGGGAGTGATGGCCGACCCGGTGCAGCTGGCCTCCCAGTCGCTGCACGCGGCCCCCAACTACGGCACCGGCTTCGCGCCGTACTTCATCCCGCTCTCCCTCTGGGTCGGCGCGATGGTGGCCTACATGCTGATCCAGCCGCTCAACCGGCGCGCGCTCGCCGCCGGGGCCTCCGCCTGGCGGATCGCCTTCGCGGGCTGGCTGCCGGTGGCCGCGATCGGTCTGCTGCAGGTGGCCGCCCTGATGTCGGTACTGCACTGGGGGCTCGGTCTGCAGATGGCCCGCGCCGCCGGGACGGTCGGCTTCCTGGCACTGGTGACCTGCTGCTTCGCGGCGATCGTGCAGTGGCTGAACGCCCGGTTCGGAGCCGCCGGACGGATTCTCGTGCTGGCGGTGCTGATGCTCCAGCTGACCTCGGCCGGGGGAACGTATCCCGTCCAGACCAGCCCCGGATTCTTCAACGCGATCCACCCCTACCTGCCGATGAGTTACATCGTCGAGGGGCTGCGACGGCTGATCACGGGCGGCGGTCTGGGGCCGGTCTGGCAGGGCAGTGCGGTACTGCTGGCCTTCACGGCGGGGGCGCTCGCCCTGACCGCGGTCGCCGCCCGCCGCAAGCAGGTGTGGACCCTGGACCGGCTCCACCCGGAGCTGAGCCTGTGAGCGCGCCGGAACCTGTGAGAATCGGGGGCATGGAAAGCAGTAGCACCACGCGTCGCCGGGCCACCCGGCAGAAGCTCTACGAGGCGGCCGTGACTCTCATCGCCGAGAAGGGCTTCTCGGCGACCACGGTGGACGAGATCGCCGAGCGCGCCGGGGTCGCCAAGGGCACGGTCTACTACAACTTCAAGAGCAAGACCGAACTCTTCGAGGAGCTGCTGCGCCACGGCGTCGGGCTGCTCACGGCTTCGCTGCGCTCCGCGGCCGAGGAGACCGAGGAGCGCGGCGGCACCCGGGTCGAGGCCCTGGACTCGATGATCCGGGCCGGCCTGGTCTTCATCGACCGGTATCCGGCCTTCACCCAGCTGTACGTCGCGGAGCTGTGGCGCACCAACCGAGCCTGGCAGGGAACCCTCCTGGTGGTACGTCAGGAGGCCGTCGCGGTGGTCGAGGGGGTGCTGCGCGAGGGTGTGGGCAACGGTGAGCTGAGCGGGGAGATCGACATCCCGCTGACGGCCGCCGCGCTGGTCGGCATGGTGCTGGTGGCCGCCCTGGACTGGCAGGCGTTCCAGCCGGAACGTTCGATCGACGATGTGCACTCGGCGCTGTCGCTGCTCCTGCACGGGCGGGTCAGCGGGCGCTGATCCGCCCTGCCGGGTACGTGACAGCAACGAAAGACGCCGGTCCGGTGA from Streptomyces sp. NBC_01591 includes:
- a CDS encoding class I SAM-dependent methyltransferase, which translates into the protein MSDQLRPRASLRTAVVWEVLKDALDRRVKATGRDALDVLDTGGGTGNFAVPVARLGHRVTVVDPSPNALFALERRAAEAGVADRVRGVQGDIHGLFEVVERGGYDAVLCHGVLEYVDDPAEGVRNAVEALRPSGALSLLAAGLGGAVLARALAGHFTEARQALSDPAGRWGEGDPVPRRYTAEQLTELVSGADIEVGAVHGVRVFSDLVPGVLVDTEPGAMEALLKLESAAAELPAFHSVATQLHVLGTKRA
- a CDS encoding SAV_6107 family HEPN domain-containing protein, with protein sequence MAHSSAAAAPRRRTDGPAPSLTGPASDVHPVLRRTTAPPAALDLLAQARAGLDEAAVLDVPNERYATAHLAALRTAAAVLAARGRPETSKRRRERIRSAWEVLPEIAPELTEWSALFASGARRRARAEAGIPDAASRRDADDLLRDAAMFLRLVERLLVLQPVLPQARRERPDAG
- a CDS encoding DUF3488 and transglutaminase-like domain-containing protein produces the protein MSGRGRLALCAFAATLMAAASMLPLVEPAGWILQAAFVLAVQSGMGALVRRAPVPRMLVVAAQVLVTLVLLTVVFAREQALAGVLPGPEAVQRLAHLLSSGAEDVGRYAPPAPVTDGIRLMLIGGVLLVGLAVDALAVTFRSAAPAGLPLLALYSVAAGLSEGGADWLWFLLAAGGYLLLLLAEGRDRLSQWGRVFSGAAARSMGGPAVGASISSGRPTAPVRTGRRIGALALGVSLVVPAALPALEGGMLFGAGGSGSGKGGGGTISAVNPLVSLQDNLNQPENRQVMSYRTNSGAPQDFYLRILSLDQFNGSEWRPSTRRLRDVPDRLPAPEGLGPDVEVTEVRSNISASGSYRQTYLPLPYPATEVRIDGRWRYEPDGRTLVGDRGETTRGAQYQVSSLMVQPTAEQLATAGPAPAALRREYTRVPGSLPKVVEETANRVTKGAANDYERAVKLQNYFASDGGFSYDTSVNSGTGSAAISRFLKDKQGFCVHFSFTMAAMARTLGIPARVAVGFTPGTEQSDGSVSVGLRDAHAWPELFFEGVGWTRFEPTPTRGSTPPYTQQDVPAGDTEAPAQPEKGSSAAPSIAPSVPDSCPAQMRKQGECGSSAAPAVTPPTDSGTPTSTVVGAVLLAAVILALPLLPLLWRLRARRRRLSLSAGRTPVRGQAAAPPAGQGTTGTDRDHGIEPDRPVYATAGTLAAWQEITDTAWDHGIEPDDSRTPRKAAARVVRLGQLEPDAAAAVHRVAGAVEQVLYAPEPRVSTGLAEDVETVRAGLRASAGRLARIRAVVAPRSAVRVVWAASDRWTAFTGRWTALWDRDRWAGWLRRPSRQQG
- a CDS encoding ATP-binding cassette domain-containing protein, coding for MDSPHGASVTAEDFGLKGPRGWAFRGMGIDAGPGSLVAIEGPSGSGRTCLLLALTGRMRPTEGHAKVGGLRLPRKMAAVRRIAALGPVPGVNELDPAFTVAEHLRERALLQRRFDSSLRALLRPRAERIATAQGRIDAALDAAGLDPATLPKAERTSVRDLERLEALRLSIALALIGNPRLLAVDDTDLKLSDAERAEAWDLLRSVADNGTTVLAVCSQAPEDAITLRTDSTDGAGVSSADGTTGETTTEEGTADAFAETGRA
- a CDS encoding DUF3040 domain-containing protein; protein product: MPLSEHEQRMLEQMERALYAEDPKFATALEGSGLRTYTRRRVYQAVAGFLVGIALLMAGMVAQQIWISVVGFLVMLGCAVLAVTGWRKAPKPGERPAAGGGGERGRPRQRRSVMNRIEQRWQRRRDEQGQ
- a CDS encoding TetR/AcrR family transcriptional regulator, whose amino-acid sequence is MESSSTTRRRATRQKLYEAAVTLIAEKGFSATTVDEIAERAGVAKGTVYYNFKSKTELFEELLRHGVGLLTASLRSAAEETEERGGTRVEALDSMIRAGLVFIDRYPAFTQLYVAELWRTNRAWQGTLLVVRQEAVAVVEGVLREGVGNGELSGEIDIPLTAAALVGMVLVAALDWQAFQPERSIDDVHSALSLLLHGRVSGR
- a CDS encoding YhgE/Pip domain-containing protein, encoding MRSPRLAALELKRFGRGKLPRAALVALLLLPLLYGALYLWSFWDPYGRLDKIPVALVNNDKGATAAGERVAAGDEITGKLLDSKVFDWHEVSSAEADKGVEDGTYYLSLTMPSDFSKRIASSSGDSPETGALQVRTNDANNYIVGQISRTVFSEVRTAASTNASRGFYDRIFINFSDLHDATAKAAKGADDLKGGIGKAKKGSQDLADGLKDAKAGSGRLAGGIVKLNKGAGDLETGSRQVAEGTQQLADKVNGVAADVRPFLKDNGKSIGDTARLVSDSSKTVRDNLDLLVKAAPTAATAAHTASDNLAEIYRTSCTDEPVPDSTVCPPLKRAKTAAADVADVADDVNVLVTNQNGDLKKLRTQLATLQRQADDLAERAPHLDEDLKSAVKKVNALNTGAHKVAKGADDLHTGLATARTGSADLDSGVSDLKKGATNLDGGLIRLGDGSTTLAEGLNDGVGEIPDYDKKDRDARTGVMADPVQLASQSLHAAPNYGTGFAPYFIPLSLWVGAMVAYMLIQPLNRRALAAGASAWRIAFAGWLPVAAIGLLQVAALMSVLHWGLGLQMARAAGTVGFLALVTCCFAAIVQWLNARFGAAGRILVLAVLMLQLTSAGGTYPVQTSPGFFNAIHPYLPMSYIVEGLRRLITGGGLGPVWQGSAVLLAFTAGALALTAVAARRKQVWTLDRLHPELSL